The following proteins come from a genomic window of Pseudomonas hygromyciniae:
- the tssG gene encoding type VI secretion system baseplate subunit TssG, with amino-acid sequence MAVPDGPASPALTELSRTIREYSLFQAVSQVIERLRDAHPSLDDEALYEHLEFQANPGLGFPGNDIDRVTFFVERGQLRARLRLNVLGLVGANSPLPAFYAEHALTERAGGNPVADFLDIFHHRLHRLMLPLWRKYRYRACFRAGASDPFSEQMFALIGLGGRAIRSATPLDWNRLLPYLGLLGMRAHSAALIETVLRYYFKHSQVLIEQCVKRKVVIARRQCNQLARGSSRLGQDLVLGRQVADRAGKFRVHIQDLDWQRFHYFLPGGASYSPLRALIRFAVRDPLDYDLRLILRRGEVQALRIGQRNVCRLGWTTWMGQARADGVLTLTTKPGTDG; translated from the coding sequence CCAGCAAGCCCTGCTTTAACCGAACTGTCCCGCACTATTCGCGAGTATTCGCTGTTCCAGGCGGTCTCGCAGGTCATTGAGCGTTTGCGCGATGCCCACCCATCCCTTGACGATGAGGCGCTTTATGAACACCTGGAGTTCCAGGCCAATCCGGGGCTGGGATTTCCCGGCAACGACATTGACCGAGTGACGTTCTTTGTCGAACGCGGGCAACTGCGGGCACGCTTGCGCCTTAACGTATTGGGGCTGGTGGGGGCGAACTCGCCACTGCCGGCATTTTATGCCGAACACGCATTGACCGAGCGCGCGGGCGGTAATCCTGTCGCGGACTTTCTCGACATATTTCACCACCGCTTGCATCGGCTGATGTTGCCTCTGTGGCGCAAGTACCGCTACCGGGCGTGTTTTCGAGCGGGGGCCAGCGACCCGTTTTCCGAGCAGATGTTCGCCCTGATAGGCCTGGGCGGTCGGGCCATTCGCAGCGCGACACCACTGGATTGGAATCGCTTGCTGCCCTACCTGGGCTTGCTGGGTATGCGCGCCCATTCGGCGGCGCTTATCGAAACGGTGCTGCGTTACTACTTCAAGCACTCACAGGTGCTGATCGAGCAATGCGTCAAGCGCAAGGTGGTGATTGCCCGCAGGCAATGCAACCAATTGGCGCGTGGCAGCAGCCGTCTGGGGCAGGACCTGGTCCTTGGGCGGCAGGTGGCCGACCGTGCCGGTAAGTTCAGGGTGCATATCCAGGACCTCGACTGGCAGCGTTTTCATTATTTTTTACCCGGCGGCGCGAGCTACTCGCCGCTCCGCGCGCTGATTCGCTTTGCCGTACGCGATCCTCTGGACTACGACCTGCGCCTGATCCTGCGCCGTGGGGAGGTGCAGGCACTACGCATAGGCCAACGCAATGTGTGTCGGCTGGGATGGACCACATGGATGGGGCAGGCGCGCGCGGATGGCGTGCTGACGCTGACCACTAAACCCGGGACGGATGGATGA